The following proteins are encoded in a genomic region of Candidatus Methylospira mobilis:
- a CDS encoding NUDIX hydrolase codes for MKYCSECGVSVRREIPAGDDRLRHVCNGCGRIHYHNPRIIAGCVPVWEEKVLLCRRAIEPRHGYWTLPAGFMEMGETLAEAARREAMEEAGIDVELHGVQSIFSLPQFSQVFTFHYACMKDETHAPGIESLETRLFEETEIPWDDISFTSVRRSLELYFSDRKLSLRPLHEETLSKG; via the coding sequence ATGAAATATTGTAGCGAATGCGGCGTATCCGTCCGCAGGGAAATCCCAGCCGGCGACGATCGTTTAAGGCATGTGTGTAATGGTTGCGGACGCATTCACTACCATAACCCACGCATTATTGCCGGTTGCGTGCCGGTTTGGGAGGAAAAGGTGCTGTTGTGCCGCCGAGCCATAGAGCCGCGTCATGGCTATTGGACCTTGCCGGCCGGGTTCATGGAAATGGGCGAAACGCTGGCCGAGGCCGCACGCCGCGAAGCGATGGAAGAAGCAGGCATCGACGTCGAACTGCACGGCGTGCAAAGCATATTCAGCCTGCCGCAATTCTCGCAGGTGTTTACCTTCCATTATGCCTGCATGAAGGATGAAACCCATGCGCCCGGCATAGAAAGTCTGGAGACGCGGCTGTTCGAGGAAACGGAGATTCCCTGGGATGATATATCCTTTACCAGCGTGCGCCGTTCGTTGGAACTGTATTTCAGCGACAGGAAACTATCTCTGAGGCCGCTGCACGAAGAAACGCTCAGCAAAGGATAA
- a CDS encoding outer membrane lipoprotein carrier protein LolA produces the protein MNRGFLCCTPFVLFIALLLPHSSSADVTPSSDAEPPSVASKPGNAGNTAKMLEHFRQMAASGYHYEETRVLELVEAPWHGSGYLLTDTDGTLVKLQLSPERIIMAITAQRMYYYAAAQGQRYSAPLDFSDPMIAQVGTLRAVLQGHTAELYADYDIAIDQRETEWLLRLTGKSSSNAGLLLEVSGDDAKPQRKIMIRQPDGEKSEYRMLPASERQVGTNVARLLAEAAGE, from the coding sequence ATGAATAGAGGATTTCTGTGTTGCACGCCGTTTGTGTTGTTTATCGCGTTGTTGCTGCCTCACAGTAGCAGCGCGGACGTTACGCCTTCGTCTGATGCGGAGCCGCCAAGCGTAGCCTCTAAACCGGGGAATGCCGGCAATACCGCGAAGATGCTGGAGCATTTTCGCCAGATGGCGGCAAGCGGCTACCATTACGAAGAAACCCGTGTACTGGAGTTGGTGGAAGCGCCCTGGCATGGCAGCGGCTACCTGCTTACCGATACGGACGGCACGCTGGTAAAGCTGCAACTGTCGCCGGAGCGCATCATCATGGCGATAACCGCGCAGCGCATGTATTACTACGCAGCCGCGCAAGGGCAGCGCTATTCCGCGCCGCTGGATTTTTCCGATCCGATGATAGCGCAGGTCGGCACGTTGCGGGCGGTTTTGCAGGGACATACGGCGGAGCTTTACGCGGATTATGATATCGCCATAGATCAGCGGGAGACTGAGTGGCTGCTGCGTCTGACCGGAAAATCCTCCTCCAATGCCGGTCTGCTGCTCGAAGTGTCGGGCGACGATGCAAAACCGCAGCGTAAAATCATGATCCGTCAGCCGGACGGCGAAAAAAGCGAATATAGGATGCTGCCGGCTTCCGAACGTCAGGTTGGAACCAACGTGGCGCGTCTGCTGGCGGAAGCGGCGGGAGAATAA
- a CDS encoding ATP-binding protein, whose amino-acid sequence MNIERLMQRIRLGEDSTLELKQLVIRENGKSIEPHPDSLADELAALGNANGGMLILGIDDKTRAVTGIALEYLDRVEAWLTAICNDRIKPPLDVVTHHVELPDADGQLRPVIVAEVPQSLWVHQSGNGYFRRVGHAKRKLEPDVLARLFQQRSQARIIRFEEQPVFDAGYTDFDPLLVNRFTREDQDDAQIQLQRLHLLRKTDGGLRAGVAGVLLCTLTPHRWLRNAEIIAVAHDGLVNNPDDQVDAQEIRGPLDRQIWDAIHFVQRNMRTPARKVLGRIDYPQYDLAAVFEAVVNAVAHRDYSRDAQRIRLFMFSDRMEIYTPGALPNSMTIESMASISAPRNEVIASLFAQYYPVEEPLYGKNQLMDKRGAGVRMILKRSEALSGKRPLYENLGDMELKLTIFAAPPPERNAGWQAIPSSGMRIGNDD is encoded by the coding sequence ATGAACATCGAACGCCTGATGCAACGCATCCGCCTGGGCGAAGACTCCACGCTGGAACTGAAACAGCTGGTGATTCGCGAAAACGGGAAAAGCATCGAACCGCACCCCGACAGCCTGGCGGACGAACTGGCGGCCTTGGGCAACGCCAATGGCGGTATGCTGATACTCGGCATCGACGACAAAACCCGCGCGGTCACCGGCATTGCGCTGGAGTATCTGGATCGGGTCGAGGCGTGGCTGACGGCGATCTGCAACGACCGCATCAAGCCGCCGCTGGATGTGGTGACTCACCATGTCGAATTGCCGGACGCCGATGGCCAACTACGCCCGGTTATCGTGGCGGAGGTGCCGCAAAGTCTGTGGGTGCATCAAAGCGGCAACGGCTATTTTCGCCGCGTCGGACACGCCAAACGTAAACTGGAGCCCGATGTTCTGGCGCGCCTGTTTCAGCAGCGCAGTCAGGCGCGTATTATCCGGTTCGAGGAGCAACCGGTGTTTGACGCGGGTTACACGGATTTCGATCCGTTGCTGGTCAACCGTTTCACGCGTGAAGATCAGGACGATGCGCAGATTCAATTGCAGCGGCTGCACCTGTTGCGTAAAACGGATGGCGGGCTGCGCGCCGGCGTTGCCGGCGTGTTACTTTGTACCCTGACGCCGCATCGCTGGTTGCGCAATGCCGAAATCATCGCGGTCGCTCACGATGGGCTGGTCAACAACCCGGACGATCAGGTCGATGCACAGGAAATCCGCGGGCCGCTGGACCGGCAGATTTGGGACGCCATCCATTTCGTGCAGCGCAATATGCGCACCCCGGCGCGCAAGGTTCTTGGGCGCATCGATTATCCGCAATACGATCTGGCTGCGGTGTTCGAGGCGGTTGTCAATGCCGTTGCGCATCGCGATTATTCGCGCGACGCGCAACGCATACGCCTATTTATGTTCAGCGACCGCATGGAAATCTATACGCCCGGCGCATTACCCAATTCCATGACTATCGAGTCGATGGCCAGCATTTCCGCGCCGCGTAACGAGGTTATCGCCAGCTTGTTTGCCCAGTATTACCCGGTCGAGGAGCCGTTGTACGGCAAAAACCAGCTTATGGACAAGCGTGGCGCGGGTGTGCGCATGATACTGAAACGTAGCGAGGCGCTTTCAGGCAAGCGTCCGCTTTATGAAAACCTGGGAGACATGGAACTGAAACTGACTATTTTTGCCGCGCCGCCACCCGAAAGAAATGCCGGGTGGCAGGCAATACCATCATCCGGCATGCGGATTGGCAATGACGATTAA
- a CDS encoding HIT family protein, whose protein sequence is MNNAFELHPQLAADCFELGQFPLCRLLLMNESRYPWFILVPQRPELTEIHQLADDDQRRLIQESSVLARALERVFKADKLNIAAIGNVVPQLHLHHIARYRHDAAWPAPVWGKFQPLPYTDDARMQVADALTAALPPSFISFEKQ, encoded by the coding sequence ATGAATAATGCGTTTGAATTGCACCCGCAACTGGCGGCAGACTGTTTCGAACTCGGGCAATTTCCGTTGTGCCGTTTGCTGCTGATGAACGAAAGCCGCTATCCGTGGTTCATCCTGGTGCCGCAACGCCCGGAACTGACCGAGATACATCAGCTTGCCGATGACGACCAGCGCCGGCTGATTCAGGAATCGTCGGTGCTGGCGCGCGCGCTGGAGCGGGTTTTCAAAGCCGATAAATTGAATATCGCCGCGATAGGCAATGTCGTCCCGCAACTGCACCTGCACCATATAGCGCGCTATCGGCACGATGCCGCCTGGCCTGCTCCCGTCTGGGGGAAATTCCAGCCGTTGCCCTATACAGACGATGCCCGCATGCAAGTCGCCGACGCGCTCACAGCCGCATTGCCTCCGTCGTTTATAAGCTTTGAGAAACAATGA
- a CDS encoding COG4648 family protein, with product MTIKQLQITAIVCVIIAYPFISAYAINEGWHRLILALIVALSAFRAFRAGKPAMRMLFGASALFIAIGAVVAETLTTRLIPSIVYLSLVALFGYTLWHPPSLIERMVRLQFPEFKPGIAEYLRQLTVLWLVFFIVNAIVGIILALFADERVWMAYTGFWVYLLMACLVIGEYIYRPHRFPGLEIPPPWSSLESIVRDGYKIFQDLRK from the coding sequence ATGACGATTAAACAACTCCAAATCACCGCCATCGTTTGCGTCATAATCGCCTACCCATTTATCAGCGCCTACGCGATAAATGAAGGATGGCACCGGCTGATTCTGGCGCTGATTGTGGCGCTGAGCGCCTTTCGCGCGTTTCGTGCCGGGAAACCGGCCATGCGCATGCTTTTCGGCGCATCGGCGCTGTTTATCGCCATAGGTGCGGTTGTAGCGGAAACGCTGACCACCCGGCTGATTCCGTCCATCGTTTATCTTTCGCTGGTCGCGCTGTTCGGGTACACCTTATGGCATCCCCCATCCTTGATCGAGCGCATGGTGCGGCTGCAGTTCCCCGAGTTCAAGCCGGGCATAGCCGAGTATCTGCGGCAGCTTACCGTGCTTTGGCTTGTGTTTTTTATCGTGAATGCCATAGTGGGCATCATACTGGCGTTGTTCGCCGATGAAAGGGTGTGGATGGCGTATACCGGTTTCTGGGTTTATCTGCTGATGGCCTGTCTGGTCATCGGCGAGTACATTTACCGTCCGCATCGTTTTCCAGGGCTGGAGATTCCCCCGCCGTGGAGCAGCCTCGAAAGCATCGTGCGTGACGGATATAAAATTTTTCAGGATTTGCGTAAATGA
- a CDS encoding MMPL family transporter yields MSYVWRRRCFLLLLPLFLMAAFLFTRVETDLNAFFTATSGKDAALLASFLQSGELSRRYLITVEERPEAAAGNTGTPAQSGAETFAHAYAQALAALPEVERAWPANRPPREWIAAVQAYAPYYARIYSLQPEAEQELFDPARLQARADGLKQALLSPQGGFIRQVAKQDPLLLSLQGFRQLQDRLNTPAENNAKVSGLILQSRAPALDTAAQAQLQTLIRQRFDELNATMNHAYRLDMTGVPVFSVIAHDQINQDVMSVSTVSTVGVVLLFLLLFRSLSALQSVMLIVLASYGVGAVATTLVFGVTHSLTLALGSSLTGVCVDYPMHVLAHASQRRGENPGLAVRLVWPSLFIGALTTVVGYCALGLSGFPGFRQIAVFASANILATLALTRWVLPALLTRAALHPPHIAGLDAWLGFCRRYRRALLALLMTGLFASLALLPQVRWLDNLENMMMDMSALKQRDQDIRSHFTGIEPGRFVVAQGKDLETALQQSEAAELRLRKLKESGALGEFYGLYPWLVSAHLQQDNIDRYNRAVDSEFIAAWRAALLHAGLSADKLAPSAQPAAALRPDFALSPEVRQILSGQIIEQPESVALVIWLGDHDTAVVSKALEGLPGVRYFSHHDLLNDLARDYRDHSLVMLGWGLLLIYLLLWLRYRQLKKAWFSMLPATLAALFIFAAWAALGQEVSFLHVMCLLLAVSICEDYGIFFLDNGGKDINATYQAIGASMLTTAVSFAALGLAENATLRIVSVAVTFGIVLGFLLCPLLIGADAETSTSKSE; encoded by the coding sequence GTGTCCTACGTTTGGCGCAGACGCTGTTTTTTATTGCTGCTGCCGTTGTTTCTGATGGCCGCTTTTCTGTTTACGCGTGTAGAAACCGACCTGAACGCTTTTTTCACGGCCACCAGCGGCAAGGATGCCGCTTTGCTCGCCAGTTTTTTACAATCGGGAGAATTATCGCGCCGTTACCTGATTACGGTGGAAGAACGGCCCGAAGCAGCAGCCGGAAATACCGGGACTCCCGCGCAGTCCGGAGCAGAAACATTCGCGCACGCTTATGCGCAGGCGTTGGCCGCGTTGCCGGAAGTGGAGCGGGCATGGCCCGCCAATCGTCCGCCGCGCGAATGGATCGCCGCGGTACAGGCTTATGCGCCGTATTATGCGCGAATTTACAGCCTGCAGCCGGAAGCGGAGCAGGAGTTGTTCGATCCCGCGCGTCTGCAGGCAAGAGCCGACGGCTTGAAGCAGGCGCTGTTGTCGCCGCAAGGCGGGTTCATCAGGCAGGTCGCTAAACAAGACCCGCTTTTGCTGTCCTTGCAGGGCTTTAGACAGTTACAGGACCGGCTGAATACGCCGGCGGAAAACAACGCGAAAGTGTCCGGGCTGATCCTGCAATCGCGCGCGCCGGCGCTGGACACCGCTGCGCAAGCGCAGCTGCAGACGCTGATCCGTCAACGCTTCGATGAGCTTAACGCAACGATGAACCATGCTTATCGCCTGGACATGACCGGCGTTCCCGTATTCAGCGTGATCGCGCACGATCAGATCAATCAGGATGTGATGTCGGTTTCCACGGTGTCCACCGTCGGCGTGGTCCTGCTTTTCCTGCTGCTGTTCCGCTCCCTGTCCGCTTTGCAAAGCGTGATGCTGATCGTGCTTGCGTCTTACGGCGTCGGCGCGGTGGCGACTACGCTGGTTTTCGGCGTTACGCACAGCCTGACTCTGGCCCTGGGTTCCAGCCTGACCGGCGTCTGCGTCGATTACCCGATGCATGTGCTCGCCCATGCGTCGCAGCGCCGCGGCGAAAATCCGGGCCTGGCGGTACGGCTGGTCTGGCCCAGCCTGTTTATCGGCGCCCTGACCACCGTTGTCGGCTATTGCGCCCTCGGACTGAGCGGGTTCCCCGGGTTCAGGCAGATCGCCGTTTTCGCCAGCGCCAATATTCTGGCGACGCTGGCGCTGACGCGCTGGGTGTTGCCGGCCTTGCTGACCCGCGCCGCCCTGCATCCGCCGCACATCGCGGGACTCGACGCCTGGCTCGGGTTTTGCCGCCGCTATCGCCGTGCGTTGCTGGCGTTGTTAATGACCGGTTTATTCGCGTCGCTTGCGCTGCTGCCCCAGGTGCGCTGGCTGGATAATCTGGAAAATATGATGATGGATATGAGCGCGCTGAAGCAGCGCGATCAGGACATCCGCAGCCACTTTACCGGCATCGAGCCGGGCCGTTTCGTGGTCGCGCAGGGCAAGGATCTGGAAACTGCCCTGCAGCAGTCCGAAGCCGCCGAGCTGCGGCTGCGCAAACTAAAAGAAAGCGGAGCGCTCGGCGAATTCTACGGCCTTTATCCATGGCTGGTTTCGGCGCATCTGCAGCAAGACAATATCGATCGCTACAACCGGGCGGTCGACAGCGAATTCATTGCCGCGTGGCGGGCGGCCCTGCTCCATGCCGGGCTGTCCGCGGACAAGCTGGCGCCAAGCGCGCAGCCGGCAGCGGCGCTGCGCCCGGATTTCGCTTTGTCTCCGGAGGTAAGGCAGATACTTTCCGGCCAGATCATCGAACAGCCCGAAAGCGTCGCATTGGTCATTTGGCTGGGCGACCACGATACCGCCGTTGTAAGCAAGGCGCTGGAGGGTTTGCCGGGCGTGCGATATTTCAGCCATCACGATCTGTTGAACGATCTGGCCAGGGATTACCGGGACCATTCCCTGGTTATGCTGGGTTGGGGACTGCTGCTGATTTATCTGCTGCTGTGGCTGCGCTACCGGCAACTGAAAAAAGCCTGGTTCAGTATGCTGCCGGCGACGCTTGCGGCGCTGTTTATCTTTGCCGCCTGGGCGGCGCTGGGCCAGGAAGTCAGTTTTTTGCATGTGATGTGTCTGCTGCTGGCGGTATCGATTTGCGAGGACTATGGCATTTTCTTCCTCGACAACGGCGGAAAGGATATTAACGCCACCTATCAGGCCATCGGCGCGTCGATGCTGACGACCGCCGTTTCCTTCGCCGCGCTGGGGTTGGCGGAAAACGCCACCTTGCGCATCGTATCGGTGGCGGTTACCTTCGGCATCGTGTTGGGATTTTTGCTGTGTCCGCTGTTGATCGGAGCGGATGCCGAGACATCAACGTCTAAATCCGAGTAG
- a CDS encoding YkgJ family cysteine cluster protein produces MNCRAGCGACCVAPSISSAIPGMPEGKPAGTRCVQLGQDNLCLIFGQSGRPRVCGSFQPNTETCGSDSFEAMKILDALEEITRGR; encoded by the coding sequence ATGAATTGCCGGGCCGGCTGCGGCGCGTGCTGTGTGGCGCCGTCCATCAGCAGCGCCATACCCGGCATGCCGGAGGGAAAGCCGGCCGGCACGCGTTGCGTGCAACTGGGTCAGGATAATCTATGCCTGATTTTTGGGCAGTCCGGACGACCCAGGGTATGCGGCTCATTCCAGCCCAATACGGAAACCTGCGGTAGCGATAGTTTCGAAGCGATGAAAATCCTCGACGCGCTGGAAGAAATTACGCGGGGCAGATAA
- the purD gene encoding phosphoribosylamine--glycine ligase, with the protein MNVLIVGSGGREHALAWKAAQSPLVSRVFVAPGNAGTGVEKGVENVAIPADDIIALRYFAQEHGISLTIVGPEVPLVAGIVDEFSAAGLACFGPTRAAAQLEGSKDYCKRFLQRHGIPTAAFQTFTRIDDAKAYIQEHALPLVVKADGLAAGKGVVIAHSHEEALAAAEVMLSGNAFGNAGCRIVVEEFLEGEEASFIVMADGAYALPMATSQDHKARDDGDLGPNTGGMGAYSPAPVITPELHARIMQLVIEPTLRGMIKDGTPYTGFLYAGLMITPDGAPKVLEFNCRFGDPETQPILMRLRSDLVNLCMAATSGNLAAHTIEWDERKALGVVMAAKGYPDGYRSGDIIHGLEEDTGPDARVFHAGTKRHDGHIVSSGGRVLCVCALGDSVREAQRSAYNLASKIHWEGAYYRHDIGYRAIAREQVAVGVEDS; encoded by the coding sequence ATGAATGTTTTGATTGTAGGTAGTGGCGGTCGTGAACATGCCCTGGCATGGAAAGCGGCTCAAAGCCCTCTTGTCAGCCGGGTTTTTGTTGCGCCTGGCAATGCCGGCACCGGTGTCGAGAAAGGTGTTGAAAATGTCGCCATTCCCGCTGACGATATAATTGCATTACGCTATTTTGCACAAGAGCACGGCATATCCCTTACCATCGTCGGGCCGGAAGTGCCATTGGTAGCCGGTATCGTCGACGAATTCAGCGCCGCCGGCCTGGCTTGCTTTGGCCCGACCAGGGCCGCCGCGCAACTGGAAGGTTCGAAGGATTACTGCAAGCGCTTTCTGCAACGTCATGGCATACCCACAGCGGCATTTCAAACTTTTACGCGTATCGACGACGCCAAGGCCTATATTCAGGAACACGCGCTGCCGCTGGTTGTCAAAGCGGACGGACTTGCTGCCGGCAAGGGCGTAGTCATCGCCCATAGCCATGAAGAAGCGTTGGCCGCGGCCGAAGTCATGTTGAGCGGCAATGCGTTCGGCAATGCCGGCTGCCGTATCGTCGTCGAGGAGTTTCTCGAAGGCGAAGAAGCCAGCTTTATCGTCATGGCTGACGGCGCTTATGCGCTGCCGATGGCGACATCGCAAGACCACAAGGCCAGGGATGACGGCGACCTGGGGCCGAATACCGGCGGCATGGGCGCCTATTCGCCCGCTCCGGTTATCACGCCGGAATTGCATGCTCGCATCATGCAGCTGGTTATCGAGCCAACGTTACGGGGCATGATCAAGGACGGTACGCCTTACACCGGTTTTCTATATGCCGGACTGATGATAACGCCGGATGGCGCGCCGAAAGTTCTGGAATTCAACTGCCGCTTCGGCGATCCCGAAACCCAGCCTATTTTGATGCGTCTGCGTAGCGATCTGGTCAACCTGTGCATGGCGGCGACTTCCGGTAATCTGGCCGCTCATACCATCGAATGGGATGAACGCAAGGCCCTGGGCGTAGTCATGGCGGCCAAAGGCTACCCGGACGGTTATCGCAGCGGCGATATCATTCATGGCCTGGAAGAAGACACCGGCCCCGACGCACGCGTATTCCATGCCGGTACGAAACGCCATGACGGCCATATCGTCAGCTCGGGCGGACGCGTGCTGTGCGTCTGCGCACTTGGCGACAGCGTCCGGGAAGCGCAGCGTAGCGCCTACAATCTCGCCTCGAAGATACATTGGGAAGGCGCTTACTACCGTCACGATATCGGCTATCGCGCCATTGCGCGCGAGCAAGTTGCGGTGGGTGTCGAAGACTCCTGA
- the queA gene encoding tRNA preQ1(34) S-adenosylmethionine ribosyltransferase-isomerase QueA — translation MKKSDFYYPLDVSLIAQAPAERRGSSRLLYLDGLCGGYRDLMFQDILTLLKATDVLVVNDTRVIPARLYGRKASGGRIEMLVERILTPFRVSAQVRASKTPRSGTRLIFDAGIECEVVGRDNDLFILDFHTETPILDILQKIGQIPLPPYIAPDNSGTDHAQRYQTVYAAQPGAVAAPTAGLHFDDAMLEHIAAAGIRLVKVTLHVGSGTFRPLKVENLDEHVMHSEYCEITAEAVSAIQEAMARGGRVIAVGTTSLRVLETAARGGELQAFSGDTDLFIRPGFEFNCVDALLTNFHLPESTLLTLVCAFAGYEHVMRCYRHAVEQRYRFFSYGDAMFVTRKTAP, via the coding sequence ATGAAAAAAAGTGATTTCTATTACCCACTGGATGTTTCGTTAATCGCGCAAGCGCCGGCTGAGCGGCGCGGTTCGTCGCGCCTGCTGTATCTGGACGGCCTCTGCGGCGGCTACCGGGATCTGATGTTTCAGGATATTCTCACGTTGCTGAAAGCAACCGATGTACTGGTCGTCAACGACACGCGCGTCATTCCCGCGCGCCTTTACGGACGCAAGGCCAGCGGCGGCAGGATCGAAATGCTGGTGGAGCGCATACTGACGCCTTTCCGGGTTTCGGCGCAGGTGCGCGCCAGCAAAACGCCGCGTAGCGGAACCCGGCTGATTTTCGATGCAGGCATCGAATGCGAGGTTGTCGGACGCGACAACGATTTATTTATTCTCGATTTCCACACCGAAACGCCGATACTGGATATTCTGCAAAAAATCGGGCAGATTCCGCTGCCGCCATACATAGCGCCCGACAACAGCGGTACCGATCACGCACAGCGCTATCAAACCGTTTACGCCGCTCAACCCGGCGCGGTAGCCGCGCCGACAGCGGGTCTGCATTTCGACGACGCCATGCTGGAGCATATTGCCGCAGCCGGAATCCGGCTGGTCAAGGTAACGCTGCATGTCGGTAGCGGCACTTTTCGTCCGCTCAAGGTGGAAAACCTGGACGAGCATGTCATGCACAGCGAATACTGCGAAATCACGGCGGAAGCCGTCAGCGCCATACAGGAAGCCATGGCCCGCGGCGGACGGGTAATTGCGGTCGGGACCACCTCGTTGCGCGTGCTGGAAACAGCCGCGCGCGGCGGCGAACTGCAGGCTTTCAGCGGCGATACCGACCTGTTTATCCGCCCCGGCTTCGAATTCAACTGCGTTGACGCGCTGCTCACCAACTTCCATCTGCCGGAATCCACGCTGCTCACGCTGGTCTGCGCTTTTGCCGGTTACGAGCATGTCATGCGCTGTTATCGCCACGCGGTGGAACAGCGCTACCGCTTTTTCAGTTATGGCGACGCCATGTTCGTTACCCGGAAAACCGCACCATGA
- a CDS encoding VPA1262 family N-terminal domain-containing protein: MDEVAKLMTPGCLGFYDQAEVTEIFACLPDKSIVNVFTIIVTEERNCEELVDPVLVNENRIKLDELKKWSFGIKRYTKRISDITEDISRLMHENIWSACGIPLQLDRLEHQPPRFVAPDSFDAVPINNILKNNFFNGSYIVEWFDNSKLQLACFFDNPLLIQELSEKIQRHIPLSLASVSDRLGNIILQIPVTVLMTRIRRLPQDNYLELAVAWHNNASPRKLRVTCESEFDRIINGFASRELLDGSTLLPMRYDYGSYRYIVWDDCSELILAMASSVSFISCSIFNINIIEPESRIFGVAIGNAEKTERVSLISVVNNKAGKPSSIVDSTTQKRLYQDEKERLKKQRKFVEFKPAPGKQDAQHEEALKHIRVLIGQYGEKGAWLWDPYLDIDDVLKTLFYCPFFHADLRALTSLKTHSDCDKKTNKISQLEQQREALKSLKSNFHGLKLEFRALIGSVGWEFHDRFLIFPETQNGTLAWSLGTSVNSLGKNHHILQQVDDGQLIADSFLEIWNQLCSPEQLIWKRS; encoded by the coding sequence ATGGATGAAGTGGCAAAGCTAATGACGCCCGGATGCTTGGGGTTTTATGATCAAGCTGAAGTAACAGAGATATTTGCCTGCTTGCCGGACAAATCCATTGTAAATGTATTCACTATTATTGTGACGGAGGAAAGAAATTGTGAAGAATTAGTTGATCCAGTATTAGTTAATGAAAATAGAATAAAGCTTGATGAATTAAAGAAATGGAGCTTTGGGATAAAGCGATATACCAAACGCATATCAGATATAACGGAGGATATTTCACGGCTAATGCACGAGAATATATGGAGTGCATGCGGAATACCTTTGCAGTTAGATCGGTTGGAACATCAACCACCAAGATTTGTGGCGCCAGACTCTTTCGATGCAGTTCCTATAAATAATATACTTAAAAACAACTTCTTTAATGGAAGCTATATAGTTGAATGGTTTGATAATTCGAAGTTGCAATTGGCCTGTTTTTTTGATAACCCCCTGTTAATTCAAGAGCTTTCAGAGAAAATTCAGCGGCACATCCCTTTGTCGCTGGCAAGTGTTTCGGATCGTCTGGGTAATATTATCTTGCAGATTCCTGTGACTGTCCTTATGACAAGAATAAGGCGATTACCACAAGATAATTATTTAGAGTTAGCTGTGGCATGGCACAATAATGCCTCACCAAGAAAACTGAGGGTTACATGCGAGAGTGAGTTCGATCGCATAATAAATGGGTTTGCGTCACGTGAGTTATTAGATGGCAGTACATTGCTCCCGATGCGATACGATTATGGGTCTTACCGGTATATTGTTTGGGATGATTGCAGTGAATTAATACTTGCAATGGCTTCATCTGTATCATTTATATCCTGCTCAATATTTAATATAAATATAATTGAACCTGAGTCGCGAATTTTTGGTGTTGCCATCGGAAACGCTGAAAAAACAGAAAGAGTTAGTTTAATAAGCGTTGTAAATAACAAAGCAGGAAAGCCTAGCTCAATTGTGGATAGCACGACACAAAAAAGACTTTACCAAGATGAGAAGGAAAGACTTAAAAAACAACGGAAATTTGTAGAATTCAAGCCAGCGCCCGGAAAACAGGATGCTCAGCACGAAGAGGCATTAAAACATATTCGAGTACTCATTGGACAGTATGGGGAAAAAGGCGCATGGTTATGGGACCCTTATTTGGATATTGATGATGTATTAAAAACATTATTTTACTGCCCATTTTTCCACGCTGATTTGAGAGCGCTTACCAGTCTTAAAACACATTCAGATTGCGACAAAAAAACAAACAAAATATCTCAGCTAGAACAGCAACGAGAAGCACTAAAAAGCCTGAAAAGCAATTTTCATGGGTTAAAGCTTGAATTTCGCGCACTCATAGGTAGCGTCGGATGGGAGTTTCATGACCGATTCCTGATTTTCCCTGAAACACAAAATGGTACGCTGGCCTGGTCTTTGGGAACATCAGTAAATAGCCTTGGTAAAAACCATCACATTTTACAACAAGTTGACGATGGGCAACTTATCGCAGATTCATTCTTGGAAATATGGAATCAGCTTTGTTCACCTGAACAGCTTATATGGAAACGCTCATGA